The nucleotide sequence CACAATTTAGCGTGGAAGGAACAAATAGGAGGAAAGATCTGCTCAAACATGTTCAGATCATCACCATAGGCGATGGAAGAGACAGGTATTTCTGGAGCCTGAGCGAGCTATGTGAAGGATGGAAGTCGCCTGGCTTGGACACCATCAGAGTCGCTTGTGGATATCATCCCCCTCCTTACGCTCTCTCCTCGATGGTTAACATTCTGAAACCtaccaagatcatcattgagACCGGTGTCGAAGAAGTTTTGAATCGGCTCCATCTTACTCTACACCGATCGCTTGTGTTCTTGGACAATCTGAAGGAACGAGTCACTGTGATCTTCGAAATGGGGATCGAATTCTACTGTATTCCGTCAGAGCTTACGAGCCCTCAAGATTTCGTGTACCCGAGAGATTTTTCGTTACCGAAAATagatcaggtgaagaagctggcATGGATTTTCCCTCCTGGTCGGGAAGATCTCTATGAAGCGAAGTACGCCTACTTGATCAAGACATCCATTTTGTTATCGCTAGACGCTGAGATGATTCTGGTTCATCGCTCTgaaaatatcaatcaacattcTGATGGTAAAATCATGCGATGCCATGAAGATCTTGATTCTGGGTCCACCAAATCAATAACCCAAACGCTATTGCTCAAAGCTGTACATAGTACAACACGTCTTATTGATGAAATTTCCAAAGGAATGAGTATAGGGGATTACATTGAGAAAACAGCCTCGGAACTCTGGTAtccggatgatgatgaccacTCGCCAACAAGATCATAGCACAAAAAGAACAAAAACAATTCTAACGTGAGGTAGATTTGCGAATATAATATAACCAAATCAAAGTAGTGGGAAAACATGGTTGAAGGGTTTGTGTTGCAGTGGTAGCATTCTAGACTTCGAGGTCGGAACAAAACTTGACTGGAGTTTATCTAGCGGTCGCGGGTTCAAATCCCGTCGGACCTTCATCTTTTTGGTTCTGTCTCACGAATAAcagtggaggtggaggtggtatGGTATTTTTGAATATTTAAGACTGGAGATGTCATCGAATGATGTTTTTGGaatttcactttctcttctttctcttgctTCTGCTTTTTTGCATTTTATAATATCACTCTTAGCCATAGCTATCGAGCTGTACCTAGACCTTTGTACCTCTTGTGCTATAGCTGACTATAAGAGTACTTCTTATCATGTTAGTTCGACCTGCCAGGCTCTTACATCAGCAAAACAAGTTGATATGCTGTCGTCGTACGAGACAGTTCACCTCCACTTCGATTGTCCACCCTCAAAGTCAACTCATACAtcactcatcttcaccttccatcgatGAAAGTTTCAACGAATTCAtaagggaagatgatatggggATGGGTATGGGACCTAAGAAGAGTATAAAACCTGGTAGATCGAAAGGCAAGGGTAGAATGCATGATCTAGTGATAgtcgatgatcaagatttgcaatcatcctcatctagTAGATACGATTCGCATAGGTTCGGTCTAGTGCAAGAGGAACAATATAGTCACTCTTCTACGTCATCGATGggtcaaagagaagatggagaaggagactACATACTTGAacgaagggaagagaggagatcaCCAGCTGCTGTTTTGGGAAGTAAGAGGATAGGAGTGGTAGTTCTGCCTGAAGCTTTGAAGAACGGTATACAGCGTCAAATTGATCGTGAGTTAACTTCTCAACGGACCGACCCCATGCTGTCAGCATCACTCtttacctctaccaccaTACAACTCACGAGATATGCGAGTTTGCAACTGATGAAGTTTGAAACATACCGCAGAGTTAGATGATCCTCGTACACTACGTCAATCataccttgatcttccttcgTCACCATCTGGCAAAATGCGAGACGAAAAGGTGGACCATCGATCGAGTAAACCTAGAAAGACGATCGAGAGTGAGCTGGCCAAAGCCTCAGCTATCTTACCTGGTGAATATGGTGTAGTGAGAAATATATatgaggagatggacagGAGACTGGGGAAAGGATGGCTCGAGAAAGCAGGTCAGGAAGGTGAAATCAAGGAGGTTGTCGAGTTTTCTGGAGGGTTGGGAGCAGGCGTGTGGTGAGTCAAGTCTCTCATGTGTATTAGCACCGAGGAAGTCGTTGACAGATATCTCAGGGCTACTGTCGATGCTCTCAAggatacatcttcttctgagaATCTTAGGATCCAGCTTGTACACTCTTCGAGACATGGGTTAGATCTTGCTCAGAAAATTACAGAAGGTAAGTAACATTCAACCACCCTCTCTACTTTATCGTACCTTCAGATCTGATAATCAAAACCTATAGATATCCCTGAACAAGCCGCCGAGATACACTATTATCGAAAACACcatacattcccatcatctgTGAGTCACATGCATCTACACAGTCATTCCAACTCTATTGCTCACCGTGATATCCTGCTATAGCCCTCTCTTGTTTTGTCGACATTCCTCCTTTCTACTCTTCCCACACAGCCCTCACAGcaatctcatctacttcaACTTCTATCCCTCGATTCTCCTTATATCGTACTCGTAGATAGATCGACACCTGCAGGCTGGCAGGCTATTTCTAATGCTCGATCGTTCCTTCTTGACCAGTCGACATCAGAAAACCCCTTACACGTTATTGCGCCTTGTCCCCACGATGGTGTGTGTCCGTTGGTAGCCACAGACGATAAATGCAGTTTCAGTCAGAGACTCCAACGTCCTTCTTTCGTCAGGAAGACCAAGCATTCCAATAGAGGTGAAGAGGACACCGGGTACTGCTATGTCGTCTTAGCGAGAGGCGCACGTCCGATCTCAGGATCATCCGAAGAAGCTCATCTTCAGGGAATGCCGAAGAGCGCCTTGGGTAGGATGGGCGGAGTTGGGAAGGAGGAAGCCGAGAAGGCtagattgaagaaagatggtagaagTGTACTCAGAGAGATAGAAGGCCATGAAGGAATACTAGAAGTGGTCAATTTGCCGGAAATGGATCCTACTCAGAATTCACATCACACAGAAACTGCTGGAAGTCAGGAGGACAGGAACGATATGCAAAGAGGGTTAAGGAATGAAGCGTACTCTTGGCCGAGATTGGTAGCTCCCCCTATGAAGAGAAGTGGGCACGTTACAATGGATGCTTGTTGCCcggatggtgagtttggacTGCTCCTGATACTTTTTTTTTCATCGCATCGCCAACGGACCTGTCCCAATCTTGTAATGGTCACTTGTGAGGTGCTGATGCTATTACGACATAGGTAACATCCAAAGACTTACATTCTCGAAGTCGCATTCCAAGCAAGGATACCATGACGCTCGAAAATCCTCATGGGGTGATATTTTCCCTCATACGCCCAAAGCTACCCCTGTTGTAAGGACTAGAGGTGTAAGGAGATTGAGCAAAcctatcaaagatgatcaaatctTGAGTGATTTGACGGCTGTTTTACGTGAGGAAGGATCAGAAATGGACGATCCGGTATTAGCAGATGAGCTTGAGGAACTGGCAAAGCTGGGAATTAACATACCCAAAGCTGAAATCGTGGAGGATGCTAGTGGCCGATTGCAACCCGTCAACGGCAGCACAACTCAAGGACCTTTCGGACAATCAGGGCAGAGGAGAAGTTTCAGCTCTTTCAGTACCCGAAGACCATCCATCCAAAGTGAGTCCTGACACGAGCCATGATCTCGCAGGCGCTGCTAATAAACTTCCTCAGCAGTCGGTCTTTCGCCTCTCCTGCAATATCGCTTCATGTCAGCTCGACCACCTCCAAGAGCTAAAGTAACGCTATCAACGTTGAAGAAACTTTCCATGGCAAAAAAACCAATCACCGTCCTCACAGCTTACGATTTCCCCACAGCCCTTCTGTCGGAATCATGTGGTGTGGATATGACATTGGTTGGAGATTCGTTATCCCAAGTCTGTCTGGGTCACACCTCAACTACAGAGATCACACTGAATGAGATGATTCATCATGCTAAAGCAGTTACGAAAGGTGCTAAAACACCTTTTGTCTTTGCTGATTTACCTTTCGGATCCTTCGAAGTCTCCCTCGAAGACGGCGTGAGAAACGTCATCAGACTAGTCAAAGAATCTGGAATTGACGGAGTGAAGATCGAAGGTGGATTAGAAATTGTACCTCTAGtgaggaggttgagtgaAATCGGTATACCTGTCATGCCTCATTTGGGTCTACAACCTCAACGAGCTACTTCCTTATCCGGCTACCTGGTACAAGGTCGAACTTCTCAGTCAGCATACGATATCTACAATACTGCCAGAGCCATGCAAGATGCCGGCGCATTTGCGATTTTACTTGAAGCTATTCCGGATAAAGTAGCTAGGAGGATAACGGAAGATCTAGATATCATCACTATTGGTATTGGTGCAGGGAACGGGACGAATGGTCAAGTATTGGTAATAACGGATGTACTAGGTACATACGCACAAGAACctcaacctgaagaagagattgatgtgGTTGAACCCGCGACTCAACTGGCTTTGAACGACGTCAACGTACCTTCGACACCTTCCATCGCTAGTAACACAACGATATCAGTCAATACCAACGAGTCTTCTGACCAGGAAGATTTAGGTGATATCGCGAAATTGGAACAACCTAGGAAGTCACTGCATTCACCTAAGTTTGTTAGA is from Kwoniella botswanensis chromosome 2, complete sequence and encodes:
- a CDS encoding 3-methyl-2-oxobutanoate hydroxymethyltransferase, with translation MLVRPARLLHQQNKLICCRRTRQFTSTSIVHPQSQLIHHSSSPSIDESFNEFIREDDMGMGMGPKKSIKPGRSKGKGRMHDLVIVDDQDLQSSSSSRYDSHRFGLVQEEQYSHSSTSSMGQREDGEGDYILERREERRSPAAVLGSKRIGVVVLPEALKNGIQRQIDQLDDPRTLRQSYLDLPSSPSGKMRDEKVDHRSSKPRKTIESELAKASAILPGEYGVVRNIYEEMDRRLGKGWLEKAGQEGEIKEVVEFSGGLGAGVWATVDALKDTSSSENLRIQLVHSSRHGLDLAQKITEDIPEQAAEIHYYRKHHTFPSSPSLVLSTFLLSTLPTQPSQQSHLLQLLSLDSPYIVLVDRSTPAGWQAISNARSFLLDQSTSENPLHVIAPCPHDGVCPLVATDDKCSFSQRLQRPSFVRKTKHSNRGEEDTGYCYVVLARGARPISGSSEEAHLQGMPKSALGRMGGVGKEEAEKARLKKDGRSVLREIEGHEGILEVVNLPEMDPTQNSHHTETAGSQEDRNDMQRGLRNEAYSWPRLVAPPMKRSGHVTMDACCPDGNIQRLTFSKSHSKQGYHDARKSSWGDIFPHTPKATPVVRTRGVRRLSKPIKDDQILSDLTAVLREEGSEMDDPVLADELEELAKLGINIPKAEIVEDASGRLQPVNGSTTQGPFGQSGQRRSFSSFSTRRPSIQTVGLSPLLQYRFMSARPPPRAKVTLSTLKKLSMAKKPITVLTAYDFPTALLSESCGVDMTLVGDSLSQVCLGHTSTTEITLNEMIHHAKAVTKGAKTPFVFADLPFGSFEVSLEDGVRNVIRLVKESGIDGVKIEGGLEIVPLVRRLSEIGIPVMPHLGLQPQRATSLSGYLVQGRTSQSAYDIYNTARAMQDAGAFAILLEAIPDKVARRITEDLDIITIGIGAGNGTNGQVLVITDVLGTYAQEPQPEEEIDVVEPATQLALNDVNVPSTPSIASNTTISVNTNESSDQEDLGDIAKLEQPRKSLHSPKFVRHFGNIGDLSRKVISSYLRAVREGDFPNHSESYGMKKDQWEGFLKLLEDRKGDK